Within the Pseudomonadota bacterium genome, the region CGAGTCATCGACCACCACCACCCGTATCTTGCTCATCGAATCGCCCCATAAAACAACTCAACGTCACCGCCCACCGGAGCGATTTCAATATGACTCCGATACTGGTTCTCCCGCTCGAAGATGGTATCGTTGTGCAGCGAGCGTAGTTTTTTCACGGACACCTTGCCGCTGCGGGGATCGTAGTACACCTTGCGCGGATAGATATCGCCGACGTCCTCGGCGCTGACGGTGAGACCTTCCGCCTGCAAATAGGCTCTGACAAATTCGATGTTCTGCTCTCCCACATCGCTCATCTGTTTCAAGACGCGGCCGCCGCCGACGATCTTGACTTCGAGGTATTTACGGCTTGCCCCGTTTTTCAAGAGGTCGTTAATCATGTGCTCCATCGCATAATTGCCGTATCGCGTCGCCGCGTTGACCGCCGTGTCGGCCCACGTGCCGTCGCCATCCGCGCGGCCCTGGGGCAACATGAAATGGTTCATGCCGCCGATCGCGGTCGAACGGCAGCGGATGCAGGCCGAGATACATGATCCGAGGACGGTGGCGATCAGCTCTGCATTGCGTGTGACATAGTATTCGCCGGGCAGGATCTTGGCGGCGAACCGGTCGCGCGATCTGTCCCAGTAGCGGTTAATGTGCGCAAATCCAGGCAGCGCGGCGGGCAGCCAGCGACTATTACCCGGTGTGAATCGTTGCATATCACATGATCCTTTGGTGAGCCGTCTTGCCCAAGAGCTTGTAACGCTCGCTGACTTTGAACAAGGACTCCGAGTGACCGATGAAAAGAGTCCCGTCCGGCGCCAGCACGTCGGCGAAGCGGTTAAACAGCATCCGTTGGGTCTCCTTGCCGAAGTAGATGACGACGTTGCGGCAAAAGAGAACATCGAAAGGGCCGCGGAGCGGCCACGGCCGCATGAGATTAAGCTGCCGGAAGGAGATGAGATCCTGAAGATCGGGGACCACCCGCAGCATCCCCGCATTCTTCCCCTTGCCGCGCAGAAACCAACGGCTCAAACGCTCCCGGGACAACCCGTCCGCCCGCTGCGGGTGATAAACCCCGTTCGCGGCTGCCGTGAGGACATTGGAATCGATATCCGTCGCCAGGATCTTCACATCCCAGCCGGGTGGATGGCCAATCGTTTCTCGTACCGTGATGGCGATCGAATACGCTTCCTCCCCGGTCGAACAGCCCGCCGACCAGATGCGCAGCCGCCGCGTGCTCTGGTTCTTCTCGATTAAGCGCGGCAGGAGCGCGGCCAAGTGATCGAAGTGATGCGACTCGCGAAAGAAGGCGGTGAGGTTGGTGGTGATGGCATTGACGAAGTGAGCGATCTCGTCTTTATCGCCCGCGGTAATGAGCGAGCAATAGGCGTCAAAATTATCGATCCCGAGGTTGCGGAGCCTGCGCGACAAGCGGCCATAGACCAGCTCCCGCTTGGCATCGGAGAGCGTAATCCCGGTGTGCTCGCGCACGCATCCGCGTAACAGCTCGAAATGCTTGTCGTTGAACGCGAACTCCCGCTCCAGCTTGGTCGCCGCGGGATGTGCATTCATCTTGGTGCTGCTCAGAACAGATCGATAGCGCCCGCGGGCGGTGGTTCAGCGCCTTCCGGTTTGGCCGCGCGTACGGCCTCCTCCATCGGCATCCCGCGCATCAGCGCATCGAATACCCGCCGCTCGCTCTCCATCGTGAACCGCGCACGGGTCCGCTGCCGCAAGTCGTGCCATTCGCATGGGAGGCGGACCCGGCCTGGGTCCGCAATAAAATCGGCGAGCACCCGAAGGTTTTCCGAGATGTGCGTAAGCTTCTGCGTCATGGCATCATAGAACTGGATCGCCATGATCGCTGCTTCGACCTTTTTAGCCAGAGTTGAGCATGATGCCGACACGT harbors:
- a CDS encoding protein-glutamate O-methyltransferase CheR, whose translation is MNAHPAATKLEREFAFNDKHFELLRGCVREHTGITLSDAKRELVYGRLSRRLRNLGIDNFDAYCSLITAGDKDEIAHFVNAITTNLTAFFRESHHFDHLAALLPRLIEKNQSTRRLRIWSAGCSTGEEAYSIAITVRETIGHPPGWDVKILATDIDSNVLTAAANGVYHPQRADGLSRERLSRWFLRGKGKNAGMLRVVPDLQDLISFRQLNLMRPWPLRGPFDVLFCRNVVIYFGKETQRMLFNRFADVLAPDGTLFIGHSESLFKVSERYKLLGKTAHQRIM
- the cheD gene encoding chemoreceptor glutamine deamidase CheD, encoding MQRFTPGNSRWLPAALPGFAHINRYWDRSRDRFAAKILPGEYYVTRNAELIATVLGSCISACIRCRSTAIGGMNHFMLPQGRADGDGTWADTAVNAATRYGNYAMEHMINDLLKNGASRKYLEVKIVGGGRVLKQMSDVGEQNIEFVRAYLQAEGLTVSAEDVGDIYPRKVYYDPRSGKVSVKKLRSLHNDTIFERENQYRSHIEIAPVGGDVELFYGAIR